One Spiroplasma endosymbiont of Cantharis nigra DNA segment encodes these proteins:
- the plsY gene encoding glycerol-3-phosphate 1-O-acyltransferase PlsY: MTLGIILGTFITSILAYLLGSFSFSIAIVKWKTNKDVREQGSKNAGATNASRMIGKKWGVVIMLLDSFKIFLAVLLAFLISLIPTGSTEIFKNTILIIPGFFALVGHCWPVYYKFKGGKAVSCFLGLMLVANFLVGLIFFTIWLILVLVSKKVSIGSIFATILAAALMWIPQLSGLSNFSINGNDFENAFPFVWYNKFHLVNGSPMDSFLVINLVVTFAALILLARHYQNIIRLIKGTEPAFLGKGKIKSNEDDIEVNELDKKNKNAKKIIINESNSKEKNGLKIKNKKST, translated from the coding sequence ATGACTTTAGGAATTATTTTAGGAACTTTTATAACTTCTATTCTCGCATATCTCTTAGGAAGTTTTTCTTTTTCAATTGCTATTGTAAAATGAAAAACCAATAAGGATGTTAGAGAGCAAGGAAGTAAAAATGCTGGTGCAACTAACGCAAGTCGTATGATTGGTAAAAAATGAGGAGTTGTAATTATGTTATTAGACTCCTTTAAAATATTTTTAGCGGTACTTCTTGCATTTTTAATTAGTTTAATACCAACTGGCTCAACTGAAATTTTTAAAAATACAATTTTAATTATTCCAGGTTTCTTTGCTTTAGTTGGTCATTGTTGACCAGTTTACTACAAATTCAAAGGTGGTAAAGCTGTAAGTTGTTTTTTAGGTTTAATGTTAGTTGCTAACTTTCTTGTAGGTTTAATATTCTTTACAATATGATTAATTTTAGTATTAGTTTCAAAAAAAGTAAGTATTGGTTCTATTTTTGCAACAATTTTAGCTGCAGCATTAATGTGAATTCCTCAACTTTCTGGATTAAGTAATTTTTCAATTAATGGTAATGACTTTGAAAATGCCTTCCCATTTGTTTGATATAATAAATTTCACTTAGTTAATGGTTCACCAATGGATAGTTTTTTAGTAATAAACTTAGTTGTAACTTTTGCAGCACTTATTTTATTGGCAAGACATTATCAAAATATTATTAGACTAATTAAAGGTACTGAACCTGCATTTTTGGGAAAAGGGAAAATTAAGTCAAATGAAGATGATATTGAAGTAAATGAATTGGATAAAAAGAATAAAAATGCAAAAAAAATTATTATAAATGAATCTAATTCAAAGGAAAAAAACGGCTTAAAAATAAAAAATAAAAAAAGTACTTAA
- a CDS encoding glycoside hydrolase family 1 protein has protein sequence MIKFSKKFEIGASMSALQTEGKGITKIGDLAFDKYYQESPELFHNNVGPNVTCDITRHYKEDIKMFKEIGFDSLRTGFSWARLFPDGKTLDSQAVKFYHDYINEYKKNNIKIIMTLFHFDMPLWAHQKGGWASREVIESFVQYCEFIFQEYQDSVDSYVTFNEPLVPVYEGYLNDKHYPALDDPKQAVQQAYGIFLAHSKVLLVFRKYSLKAQIGLVFNWNYTYAFSNSDEDQEGAKIYDAYVNRGPLNIMFNGVIDPILVKTLKQYSILPSYSHEELAIIKQTKIDFLGINYYFPCRVKVQSNHKERWIMDNFIIDIPKEAKINPYRGWEIYPEALYEIGMEIKEKYNNIAWYIAENGMGVENEDRFRDEQGIINDDYRIEFLEDHLIQIKRAIDNGSNCFGYHIWAALDCWSFRNAFKNRYGLIEVNLKDQSRKFKKSAFWYKKLIENKEG, from the coding sequence ATGATTAAGTTTTCAAAAAAATTTGAAATAGGAGCATCCATGAGTGCACTGCAAACTGAAGGAAAGGGTATCACAAAGATTGGTGATTTAGCTTTTGATAAATATTATCAAGAAAGCCCTGAGTTATTTCATAATAATGTTGGACCTAATGTAACATGTGATATTACAAGACATTATAAAGAAGATATCAAAATGTTTAAAGAGATTGGTTTTGATTCATTAAGAACGGGATTTTCTTGAGCAAGATTATTTCCAGATGGTAAAACACTTGATTCACAAGCAGTGAAGTTTTATCACGATTATATTAATGAATATAAAAAAAATAACATCAAAATAATTATGACTTTATTTCACTTTGATATGCCACTTTGAGCCCATCAAAAAGGAGGGTGAGCTTCAAGAGAAGTAATTGAATCTTTTGTTCAATATTGTGAATTTATTTTTCAAGAGTATCAAGATAGTGTTGACTCTTATGTGACATTTAATGAGCCTTTAGTTCCTGTATATGAAGGTTATTTAAATGATAAACATTATCCTGCTTTGGATGACCCTAAACAAGCTGTACAGCAAGCATATGGAATATTTTTAGCTCATTCCAAAGTACTATTAGTTTTTAGAAAATATAGTTTAAAAGCTCAAATTGGATTAGTTTTTAATTGAAATTATACCTATGCTTTTTCTAATTCTGATGAAGATCAAGAAGGGGCAAAAATTTATGATGCATATGTTAATAGGGGACCTTTAAATATTATGTTTAATGGTGTAATTGACCCCATTTTAGTAAAAACTTTGAAGCAATATTCAATTTTACCTAGTTATAGTCATGAGGAATTAGCAATAATTAAACAAACTAAAATAGATTTTCTAGGAATAAATTATTATTTCCCTTGTAGAGTAAAAGTTCAAAGTAATCACAAGGAAAGATGAATTATGGATAATTTTATTATTGATATTCCAAAGGAAGCTAAAATAAATCCTTATAGAGGATGAGAAATATATCCTGAAGCTCTTTATGAAATTGGGATGGAGATTAAAGAAAAATATAACAATATTGCTTGATATATTGCAGAAAATGGAATGGGTGTTGAAAATGAAGATAGATTTAGAGATGAACAAGGAATAATAAATGATGATTATCGAATTGAATTTTTAGAAGATCATCTTATTCAAATCAAAAGAGCAATTGATAATGGTTCAAATTGTTTTGGCTATCATATTTGAGCTGCCTTGGATTGCTGAAGTTTTAGAAATGCTTTTAAAAATAGATATGGCTTAATTGAAGTTAATTTAAAAGATCAAAGCAGAAAATTTAAAAAATCAGCTTTTTGATATAAAAAATTAATTGAAAATAAGGAAGGATAA
- a CDS encoding PTS transporter subunit EIIB, whose product MIKKKYIQSVQDIFQYLGGYGNINYFTHCMTRMRFHLKDWKVIDEEKLKSSEAVTGIKKNEGGDEYQIIIGMDVAEFYETFCEINGYDLDGRTLLLKSTNSKDTDFKTKQLEEIKQIKGKFRVKGFTNKCLSFISKVFSPIVYPLIGYGLLLTIWSLMTVEWNGDGTSLANSVHFFGQFASILDILTSTFSLFITIAVSYTVFKAMRCSSIYGILIGVVLTAPGLVTMGVVEVQEGQTILSQYPGWTLFGKGIVYPWKINFNGLMVPMIGVAIFGAYMERWTSKISNTTTKNILSPILIIGVTFIFAIFIVAPIGLLFTNYLSISVNWLSTNGIAKYIALPLLGALYGPLVITGLHHSLTPIILQGQSAYGATIIQGLCTLSNVSQGVATIAFVILNKRVRQLKELGVSNGVSAIVGGITEPSLFTVNLKHLYPLIACSIGVFCGSLILVASNTFALQGASSIFGFLMFQHKAPSATGVTTWMGGGFLWGGISITISCTVTFIMTLLLGKIKFFQERTRDLLLEEYNEDLNELKLISKTEFKEIIKKERESKKTLKQRILLEKRNNGVTNKL is encoded by the coding sequence ATGATTAAGAAGAAATATATTCAATCAGTTCAAGATATTTTTCAATACTTAGGTGGCTATGGAAATATAAATTACTTTACTCACTGTATGACAAGAATGAGATTTCATTTAAAAGATTGGAAAGTAATTGATGAAGAAAAATTAAAATCCAGTGAAGCTGTAACAGGAATCAAAAAAAATGAAGGTGGTGATGAATACCAAATTATAATTGGTATGGACGTTGCTGAATTTTATGAAACATTTTGTGAAATAAATGGTTATGACCTTGATGGTAGAACTTTATTATTAAAATCAACTAATTCAAAGGATACTGATTTTAAAACAAAACAACTTGAAGAGATAAAACAAATTAAAGGTAAATTTAGAGTTAAAGGGTTTACCAATAAATGTCTTTCTTTTATTAGTAAGGTATTTTCACCAATAGTATATCCCTTAATTGGTTATGGGCTATTATTAACAATTTGATCACTAATGACCGTTGAATGAAATGGAGATGGAACTTCATTAGCCAATAGTGTTCATTTCTTTGGTCAATTTGCAAGTATTCTTGATATTTTAACTAGTACTTTTTCACTATTTATTACAATAGCAGTTAGTTACACTGTTTTTAAAGCAATGAGATGTAGTTCAATTTATGGAATACTTATTGGAGTTGTATTGACAGCTCCAGGATTAGTAACAATGGGAGTTGTTGAAGTTCAAGAAGGACAAACTATTTTGTCACAATATCCTGGATGAACATTATTTGGTAAAGGAATAGTATATCCATGAAAAATAAACTTCAATGGATTAATGGTACCAATGATTGGTGTAGCTATTTTTGGAGCTTATATGGAAAGATGAACTTCTAAAATATCTAACACTACTACTAAAAATATTTTAAGTCCAATTCTTATAATAGGTGTAACATTTATATTTGCAATATTTATTGTGGCTCCAATTGGATTATTATTTACAAATTATTTATCAATTTCAGTTAATTGATTAAGTACAAATGGAATTGCAAAATATATTGCTTTACCACTTTTGGGAGCACTATATGGTCCTCTTGTAATAACAGGTTTACATCATTCTTTAACTCCAATTATATTACAAGGTCAATCAGCTTATGGAGCAACTATTATTCAGGGTTTATGTACATTATCAAATGTATCCCAAGGTGTAGCTACAATAGCTTTTGTAATATTAAATAAAAGAGTAAGACAATTAAAAGAATTGGGTGTCTCAAATGGAGTTTCTGCTATTGTTGGGGGAATTACAGAACCATCTTTATTTACAGTAAATTTGAAACATTTATATCCTTTAATTGCATGTTCAATCGGAGTATTTTGCGGAAGTTTAATTCTTGTTGCTTCTAATACTTTTGCCTTACAAGGAGCAAGTTCAATATTTGGTTTCTTAATGTTCCAACATAAAGCACCAAGTGCAACTGGCGTTACTACTTGAATGGGAGGTGGATTTCTTTGAGGTGGAATTTCAATTACAATTAGTTGTACTGTAACTTTTATAATGACTTTATTATTAGGAAAAATTAAATTCTTTCAAGAGAGAACTCGTGATCTTCTATTAGAAGAATATAATGAAGATTTAAATGAATTAAAATTAATATCTAAGACAGAATTTAAAGAAATAATCAAAAAAGAAAGGGAATCTAAAAAAACTTTAAAACAACGAATTTTATTAGAAAAAAGAAATAATGGAGTTACTAATAAATTATAA
- a CDS encoding YneF family protein gives MGTIVWWGALLIAIATAIVGGIIGFIITRKVIQKQLRENPPINENQIRAMYRSMGRKPTESDIKKTMNAVKRGK, from the coding sequence ATGGGAACTATAGTATGATGAGGGGCATTATTAATAGCAATAGCTACTGCTATTGTTGGGGGAATAATTGGTTTTATAATAACAAGAAAAGTTATTCAAAAACAATTAAGAGAAAATCCACCAATTAATGAAAATCAAATTAGAGCTATGTACAGAAGTATGGGAAGAAAACCAACTGAAAGTGATATTAAAAAAACTATGAATGCTGTTAAAAGAGGAAAGTAA
- a CDS encoding MBL fold metallo-hydrolase, which translates to MIQVFTCKKFKRVNAFLLHNEEKKGVLFDTAYESYKDIIKFVESNNIQITDIFITHGHFPHFYGINEISKSQNNPNVFIGKEDLLNLFDPIKNMSNYFEGVNKCILEPIKNLKVISQDGKVNLNGYDIEIFKKNCHTEGSLIISVPQEKFLFTGDFILKDETYLVDGLLQLNNENEKLILETFNWLISNFNKDFKVFTGHYDYGFKINNILEDKDAKLLRKYISK; encoded by the coding sequence ATGATACAAGTTTTTACTTGTAAAAAATTTAAAAGGGTAAATGCATTTTTATTACACAATGAAGAAAAAAAGGGTGTATTATTTGATACAGCATATGAATCTTATAAAGATATAATAAAATTTGTGGAGAGCAATAATATTCAAATAACAGATATTTTTATAACACATGGTCATTTTCCACATTTTTATGGAATAAATGAAATTTCAAAAAGTCAAAATAATCCTAATGTTTTTATTGGAAAAGAGGATTTATTAAATCTTTTTGATCCAATAAAAAATATGAGTAATTATTTTGAAGGTGTTAATAAATGTATATTAGAACCTATAAAAAATTTAAAAGTAATATCACAAGATGGAAAAGTAAATTTAAATGGATATGATATTGAAATATTTAAAAAGAATTGTCATACAGAAGGTTCTTTAATCATTTCAGTACCACAAGAAAAATTCTTATTTACAGGTGATTTCATTCTTAAAGATGAAACTTATTTAGTTGATGGATTGTTGCAACTAAATAATGAAAATGAAAAGTTAATTTTAGAGACTTTTAACTGATTAATAAGTAATTTTAATAAAGATTTTAAAGTTTTTACTGGTCATTATGATTATGGTTTTAAAATAAATAATATTTTAGAAGATAAAGATGCTAAACTTTTAAGAAAATATATATCAAAATAG
- a CDS encoding polysaccharide deacetylase family protein: MKKIKFKNILHIFLLLILLFSIIFNFSTPKVNYEVNRINTKEKIVMLTFDDGPGFEDETILDILKENDAKATFFGTGINYEKYWTDKKIEMIVKRIINEGHSLGNHSYNHNNYQFKTKEGFNEFYQTSEMIAKIYQENNIEKNISDIPVRMPYLQYYRGMDYIKSKMKIDYFVRGYLGCDYNESICGKNKILKQYKKNIKPGQILVCHTRDYAKEWLPDLLLYLAENNYKTANFSSGEHYYKNYGGLIF; encoded by the coding sequence ATGAAAAAAATTAAATTTAAAAACATATTGCATATTTTTCTATTATTAATTTTACTTTTTTCTATTATTTTTAATTTTTCAACTCCAAAAGTTAATTATGAAGTAAATAGAATAAATACAAAAGAAAAAATTGTTATGTTAACTTTTGATGATGGCCCTGGTTTTGAAGATGAAACAATATTAGATATTTTAAAAGAAAATGATGCCAAGGCAACTTTTTTTGGAACAGGAATAAATTATGAAAAGTATTGAACAGATAAAAAAATTGAAATGATTGTCAAAAGAATTATTAATGAGGGTCATTCATTAGGAAATCATTCCTATAATCATAATAATTATCAATTTAAAACAAAAGAGGGTTTTAATGAATTTTATCAAACTAGTGAAATGATAGCTAAAATTTATCAAGAGAATAATATAGAAAAAAATATTAGTGACATTCCAGTAAGAATGCCATATCTTCAATATTATAGAGGTATGGATTATATTAAAAGCAAAATGAAAATTGACTACTTTGTTAGAGGTTATTTAGGATGTGATTACAATGAAAGTATTTGTGGAAAAAATAAAATTCTAAAGCAATATAAAAAAAATATCAAACCTGGACAAATATTAGTTTGTCATACAAGAGATTATGCAAAAGAATGGCTTCCAGATTTATTATTATATTTAGCTGAAAATAATTATAAAACAGCTAATTTTAGTAGTGGGGAACATTACTATAAGAATTATGGAGGTTTAATTTTCTAA
- a CDS encoding Ig-like domain-containing protein, with amino-acid sequence MGKIFKPLVIILLIIGLILLIIMYTVPSTKEKKVQEQNFIMNHGNKDWHWIQDWEEYNKDHKNFEMYSSNMEIAHVTEKVIHDDGKFELNANSIGETFLTLVGSTKNSNLEKKWTFKAIVNESEEPEKTNIELSDNKAIIEVGQTNSSLKIENYLALNNVYVESTDKNIATVFNDNETIHITAIEEGETKIIVNADNVVNPMEISVTVNKQLLDIDLSDNKVSLEAEETNSSIEIKNYQSLNNVSVQSKNTSVAEVIIENETIKITGVSEGETKIIVNADNAKEAMEISVTVNKQLLDIDLSNNKVSLEAEETNSSIKIKNYQGLNNVSVQSKNTSVAEVLIENETIKIIGISEGETKIIVNADNAKEAMEISVTVNKQLLDIDLSNNKVSLEAEETNSSIKIKNYQSLNNVSVQSKNTSVAEVLIENETIKIIGISEGETKIIVNADNAKNAVEINVIVNKKLFDIDLSNNKVSVEAQETDSSIIIKNYQSLNNVSVKANNEKIINVIIENETIKITGLVEGETKIIVNADNAIMPIEINVIVTKKLFNIELSNNTTSMEVDDSDLITIENYSDLNNVNAEANNSNIVLLIIEKNIIKVTGVSEGETKIIVNADNAIMPIEINVIVTKKLFNIELSNNDTTLESGETNSSIKIKNFESLNNVSVQSKDLKTAEVIIENETIKITGVSEGETKIIVNADNAKASVEINVIVTKKLIDIELDNTNISIEAENEVLIKIENFESLINVTVTSNNPNIIRVTHENNNILIDGLAEGEAKIIVNADNAKNPIEVNINITKKLIDIKVNKTKVKIRVGSAMTKVKILNYDDLENPTVEDSSSGLITVTVKGDTISIKALLIGDAIIKVNADNAREVVKIEVKARLI; translated from the coding sequence ATGGGAAAAATCTTTAAACCATTAGTAATTATTTTACTAATCATTGGGCTTATTTTATTAATTATTATGTATACAGTGCCAAGTACAAAAGAAAAAAAAGTACAAGAGCAAAATTTTATTATGAATCATGGTAACAAGGATTGACATTGAATTCAAGATTGAGAAGAATACAATAAGGATCATAAAAATTTTGAAATGTATTCAAGTAATATGGAAATTGCACATGTTACTGAAAAAGTTATACATGATGATGGTAAATTTGAATTAAATGCAAATAGCATTGGTGAAACTTTTTTAACTTTAGTTGGGTCAACTAAAAATTCAAACTTAGAGAAAAAATGAACTTTTAAAGCAATAGTTAATGAATCAGAAGAGCCAGAAAAAACTAATATTGAATTATCAGATAATAAAGCAATTATTGAAGTAGGGCAAACTAATTCTTCATTAAAAATTGAAAACTACTTAGCATTAAATAATGTTTATGTAGAATCAACAGATAAAAATATTGCAACAGTATTTAATGATAATGAAACAATTCATATAACTGCTATTGAAGAAGGCGAAACAAAAATAATTGTTAATGCCGACAATGTAGTTAATCCAATGGAAATAAGTGTAACTGTTAATAAACAATTATTGGATATTGATCTATCAGATAATAAAGTTAGCCTTGAAGCAGAAGAAACAAACTCTTCAATAGAAATAAAAAATTATCAAAGTTTAAATAATGTTAGTGTTCAATCTAAAAATACAAGTGTTGCTGAAGTAATAATTGAAAATGAAACTATTAAAATAACAGGTGTTAGTGAAGGTGAAACAAAAATAATTGTTAATGCTGATAATGCAAAAGAAGCAATGGAAATAAGTGTAACTGTTAATAAACAATTATTGGATATTGATTTATCAAATAATAAAGTTAGTCTTGAAGCAGAAGAAACAAACTCTTCAATAAAAATAAAAAATTATCAAGGTTTAAATAATGTTAGTGTTCAATCTAAAAATACAAGTGTTGCTGAAGTACTAATTGAAAATGAAACTATTAAAATAATAGGTATTAGTGAAGGTGAAACAAAAATAATTGTTAATGCTGACAATGCAAAAGAAGCAATGGAAATAAGTGTAACTGTTAATAAACAATTATTGGATATTGATTTATCAAATAATAAAGTTAGTCTTGAAGCAGAAGAAACAAACTCTTCAATAAAAATAAAAAATTATCAAAGTTTAAATAATGTTAGTGTTCAATCTAAAAATACAAGTGTTGCTGAAGTACTAATTGAAAATGAAACTATTAAAATAATAGGTATTAGTGAAGGTGAAACAAAAATAATTGTTAATGCTGACAATGCAAAAAATGCTGTTGAAATAAATGTAATAGTAAATAAAAAATTATTTGATATTGATCTATCAAATAATAAAGTTAGTGTTGAAGCTCAAGAAACTGATTCAAGTATAATAATAAAAAATTATCAAAGTTTAAATAACGTTTCTGTTAAAGCAAATAATGAAAAAATTATTAATGTAATAATTGAAAATGAAACTATTAAAATAACAGGTCTTGTAGAAGGTGAAACAAAAATAATTGTTAATGCTGACAATGCAATAATGCCAATTGAAATAAATGTTATAGTTACAAAAAAATTATTTAACATTGAGTTATCAAATAATACTACTAGCATGGAAGTTGATGACAGTGATTTAATAACAATAGAAAATTATAGCGATTTAAATAATGTTAATGCTGAAGCAAATAATTCAAATATTGTTTTGTTAATCATAGAAAAAAATATTATTAAAGTAACAGGTGTTAGTGAAGGTGAAACAAAAATAATTGTTAATGCTGACAATGCAATAATGCCAATTGAAATAAATGTTATAGTTACAAAAAAATTATTTAACATTGAGTTATCAAATAATGATACTACTTTAGAGTCAGGAGAAACAAATTCTTCAATAAAAATCAAAAATTTTGAAAGTCTAAATAATGTAAGTGTTCAGTCTAAGGATTTAAAAACTGCTGAAGTAATAATTGAAAATGAAACTATTAAAATAACAGGTGTTAGTGAAGGTGAAACAAAAATAATTGTTAATGCTGATAATGCAAAAGCTTCTGTAGAAATAAATGTTATAGTTACAAAAAAATTAATAGATATTGAATTAGATAATACAAATATTAGTATTGAAGCAGAGAATGAAGTTTTAATAAAAATAGAAAATTTTGAAAGTTTAATTAATGTTACAGTTACAAGTAATAATCCAAATATCATTAGAGTAACTCATGAAAATAATAATATTCTAATTGATGGTCTTGCAGAAGGCGAAGCAAAAATAATTGTTAATGCTGATAATGCAAAAAATCCAATAGAAGTTAATATTAACATTACAAAAAAATTAATAGATATAAAAGTAAATAAAACAAAAGTTAAAATTAGAGTAGGTAGTGCTATGACAAAAGTTAAAATTTTAAATTATGATGATTTAGAAAATCCCACAGTTGAAGATAGTTCTTCAGGTTTAATAACAGTTACTGTTAAAGGAGATACTATTTCAATTAAGGCTCTACTAATAGGAGATGCAATTATTAAAGTTAATGCTGATAATGCAAGAGAAGTTGTTAAAATTGAAGTTAAAGCAAGATTAATTTAA
- a CDS encoding IS3 family transposase, whose protein sequence is MIRNGKWSYKKVQWNDGKSKEKINYIYKIIEEFKYKYRISDLCKLLKITRSSYYRWVSNGKKDYIIKIDINIAKEIKFHFFKYKGIYGSPRITICLKNKGIKISQNKVARIMRIYKMYSVIRVKKMIRKPKEKKSITHGPNIVNRKWEIYEKNECWVTDITYLPLNNKFAYLSILKDVKTGFIVGYKLSKINDIKIYRDTLINSTKYRNDISKSLIIHSDNGSQYTSFFAKNYSKKNNIIISLSRPGNSIDNAMCETFFSSLKEEWKKELKVNSFEKLESSISKYIHFYNYERIRVKTSNPPSYEYFNNWNKIKVIALNAITL, encoded by the coding sequence ATGATTAGAAATGGAAAATGAAGTTATAAAAAAGTTCAATGAAATGATGGAAAATCAAAAGAAAAAATAAATTATATTTATAAAATCATAGAAGAATTTAAATACAAATATCGTATTTCGGATTTATGTAAGCTTTTAAAAATTACTAGATCAAGTTACTATAGGTGAGTTAGCAATGGTAAAAAGGATTATATTATAAAAATAGACATTAATATTGCAAAAGAAATAAAGTTTCACTTTTTTAAATATAAAGGTATTTATGGTAGTCCAAGAATAACAATATGTTTAAAAAATAAGGGAATAAAGATTAGTCAAAATAAAGTAGCAAGAATAATGAGAATATATAAGATGTATTCAGTAATTAGAGTTAAAAAGATGATTAGAAAACCTAAGGAAAAGAAAAGTATTACTCATGGACCCAATATTGTTAATAGAAAATGAGAAATTTATGAGAAGAATGAATGCTGAGTGACTGACATTACTTATTTACCATTAAATAATAAATTTGCTTATCTTAGTATTTTAAAGGATGTTAAGACAGGATTTATAGTTGGTTATAAATTGTCTAAAATAAATGATATAAAAATTTATAGAGATACTCTTATTAATTCAACAAAATATAGAAATGACATAAGTAAATCGCTTATAATTCACTCTGATAATGGTTCTCAATATACATCATTTTTTGCAAAAAACTATTCAAAAAAGAATAATATAATTATTTCTTTATCAAGACCTGGAAATTCAATAGATAATGCAATGTGTGAAACATTTTTTTCTTCATTAAAAGAGGAATGAAAAAAAGAGTTAAAAGTAAACTCTTTTGAAAAATTGGAAAGCTCTATTAGTAAATATATTCACTTCTATAATTATGAAAGAATACGAGTTAAAACTTCTAACCCTCCATCTTATGAATACTTTAATAATTGAAACAAAATAAAAGTAATTGCATTAAATGCAATTACTTTATAA